One Streptomyces lincolnensis genomic region harbors:
- a CDS encoding TIGR03936 family radical SAM-associated protein, whose protein sequence is MQRIRLRYTKRGRLRFTSHRDFQRAFERALRRAEVPMAYSAGFTPHPKVSYANAAPTGTGSEAEYLEIALTQARDPEQLRVLLDESMPTGLDIIEAVEARTSGLADRLTASVWELRLDGVDQAEAERAVALFTTAEAVEVQRTTKNGVRTFDARSAVVQLETHSSQADRPNNHPCAILRLVVRHVTPAVRPDDVLSGLRAVADLAPPVPAAVTRLAQGLFDEETGTVTDPLAPDREAATALSKAAPAAAATAPA, encoded by the coding sequence GTGCAGCGCATCCGACTGCGCTACACCAAGCGCGGCCGCCTCCGGTTCACCAGCCACCGTGACTTCCAGCGCGCCTTCGAGCGTGCGCTGCGCCGTGCCGAGGTGCCGATGGCCTACTCGGCGGGGTTCACGCCGCATCCGAAGGTGTCGTACGCCAATGCCGCACCCACCGGCACGGGCAGTGAGGCGGAGTACCTGGAGATCGCGCTCACCCAGGCACGGGACCCGGAGCAGCTGCGGGTCCTGCTCGACGAGTCGATGCCCACCGGCCTCGACATCATCGAGGCGGTCGAGGCCCGGACCTCCGGGCTCGCCGACCGGCTGACGGCTTCCGTGTGGGAGCTCAGGCTGGACGGCGTCGACCAGGCTGAGGCCGAGCGGGCGGTGGCGCTGTTCACCACCGCCGAGGCCGTCGAGGTCCAGCGCACGACCAAGAACGGCGTACGGACCTTCGACGCCCGATCGGCGGTCGTCCAGCTCGAAACGCACAGTTCCCAGGCCGATAGGCCGAACAACCACCCCTGTGCGATACTGCGGCTGGTTGTTCGGCACGTGACGCCTGCCGTACGACCCGACGACGTCCTGTCCGGTCTTCGCGCCGTGGCCGACCTGGCGCCGCCGGTCCCCGCTGCGGTGACCAGGCTGGCGCAGGGGCTGTTCGATGAAGAGACCGGCACGGTGACCGACCCGCTCGCGCCCGACCGCGAGGCAGCGACGGCCCTCTCGAAGGCCGCCCCCGCTGCCGCCGCGACGGCGCCGGCGTAA
- a CDS encoding GNAT family N-acetyltransferase: MPHLTPPDVRLHRSFLDAMREFAATGTDPDSLIAQEIERYGERWPDPAEFAAYVEMVRAEVARPRRLDWVPMTTLWYVEDDTYLGRLAIRHRLTPFLLERGGHIGYGVRPGARLRGHATAMLRHALPVCRDLGIDRVLVTCDTTNTGSRKVIEANGGEFEDERGGKLRYWIRTGD; the protein is encoded by the coding sequence ATGCCCCACCTGACCCCGCCCGACGTCCGCCTCCACCGCTCCTTCCTCGACGCGATGCGGGAGTTCGCCGCCACGGGCACGGACCCGGACAGCCTGATCGCCCAGGAGATCGAGCGGTACGGCGAGAGGTGGCCGGACCCGGCGGAGTTCGCGGCCTACGTCGAGATGGTGCGCGCCGAGGTGGCACGGCCGCGCCGTTTGGACTGGGTGCCCATGACGACCCTCTGGTACGTCGAGGACGACACCTACCTCGGCAGACTCGCGATCCGGCACCGCCTCACCCCCTTCCTCCTGGAGCGCGGCGGCCACATCGGCTACGGCGTCCGCCCCGGCGCACGGCTGCGCGGCCACGCCACGGCCATGCTCCGCCACGCCCTGCCCGTCTGCCGCGACCTCGGCATCGACCGCGTACTGGTGACCTGCGACACCACCAACACCGGCTCCCGCAAGGTGATCGAGGCGAACGGTGGGGAATTCGAGGACGAGCGGGGCGGAAAGCTGCGGTATTGGATCCGCACGGGCGACTGA
- a CDS encoding M20 family metallopeptidase, giving the protein MSLHRIQSLARTALPEMTDDLRALVELETPSDDKELLTAGLAEIEEWTRRRLGPPDERRHHDGGPHGDMLELLYEGTSPETVLVLCHYDTVWPAGTLAEWPFRITEDGRASGPGVFDMKCGLMQAVWALRLLRELDLPRPAVRLFLNGDEEIGSPASQPHVERLSEGVAATLVCEASAGPEGALKTRRKGGGIFELTVEGVEAHAGLEPERGASAVHALAELVTRMAGLGDPELGTTVNVGVISGGTGRNVVAGRARCGIDVRIAVPAETARVDAAFAALRPSDPRVSVTLTGGWARPPMVPNPASQLLFKQAQAIAAELGWTARETSVGGASDGNFVAALGRPVLDGLGAVGDGAHARHEHVVLEHLPDRTALIAGLLTASAG; this is encoded by the coding sequence GTGTCCCTGCACCGCATCCAGTCCCTGGCCCGCACCGCCCTGCCCGAGATGACCGACGACCTGCGCGCCCTGGTCGAACTGGAAACGCCCAGTGACGACAAGGAGTTGCTCACCGCCGGGCTCGCCGAGATCGAGGAGTGGACGCGCCGCCGCCTCGGCCCGCCGGACGAGCGCCGGCACCACGACGGCGGCCCGCACGGCGACATGCTGGAACTGCTCTACGAGGGCACCTCGCCCGAGACCGTCCTGGTCCTGTGCCACTACGACACGGTGTGGCCCGCCGGCACCCTCGCCGAGTGGCCGTTCCGGATCACCGAGGACGGCCGGGCCAGCGGGCCGGGCGTGTTCGACATGAAGTGCGGTCTGATGCAGGCCGTGTGGGCGCTGCGGCTGCTGCGCGAACTGGACCTGCCGCGCCCCGCCGTACGCCTGTTCCTCAACGGCGACGAGGAGATCGGCAGCCCGGCCTCCCAGCCGCACGTCGAGCGGCTGAGCGAGGGCGTGGCGGCCACCTTGGTGTGTGAGGCGTCGGCCGGTCCCGAGGGGGCGCTGAAGACGCGCCGCAAGGGCGGCGGCATCTTCGAGCTGACGGTGGAGGGCGTGGAGGCGCACGCGGGGCTCGAACCGGAGCGGGGCGCGAGCGCCGTGCACGCCCTGGCCGAACTCGTCACGCGGATGGCCGGGCTGGGCGACCCCGAGCTGGGCACCACGGTCAACGTCGGGGTGATCAGCGGTGGTACGGGACGCAACGTCGTGGCGGGACGGGCCCGCTGCGGCATCGACGTACGGATCGCGGTGCCCGCCGAGACGGCCCGCGTCGACGCCGCCTTCGCCGCGCTGCGGCCCTCCGACCCCCGGGTCTCCGTCACGCTCACCGGCGGCTGGGCCCGCCCGCCGATGGTGCCCAACCCCGCCTCCCAGCTGCTGTTCAAGCAGGCCCAGGCGATCGCCGCCGAACTCGGCTGGACCGCCCGGGAGACCTCCGTCGGCGGCGCCAGCGACGGCAACTTCGTCGCCGCCCTCGGCCGCCCGGTCCTCGACGGCCTCGGCGCGGTCGGGGACGGCGCCCACGCCCGGCACGAACACGTCGTCCTGGAGCACCTGCCCGATCGCACGGCCCTGATCGCGGGCCTGCTGACGGCGAGCGCCGGGTGA
- a CDS encoding Rne/Rng family ribonuclease, which translates to MLEPTEPTESSLGSEPNTPSDTLPPRRRRRAASRPAGPPVGAAEAPAETVAPAVPAADAEDLVTEEAADETVDETKDQDQSAEGIESAADAEKTAEPVEAAPAGRTRRRATRRASAPTGAPATVEAAETVVPVTAAAEQAEPAAVPETTEDATPPRTRRRATRRVSAPTGAAETVVTEPTEKADEPAASAAAEEPAPAGRTRRRATRRVSAPTGAPQAAADETIETAQAARTAESAGEPVDVPAETAEVAEAEDAAPRRTRRRATRRVAAPVETPAVSGAGTGAESESAEEAVVTGTPETEAPAAAAAEVPAAEAPAADAPAEDAGPRRRRRAVRKAATGFAAPARPAGGEDAGDDDAPRRPARPAVAVFQAPVFTEPQFQTPERAAAEAAAVTEPEESEEPEAVAEPEEFPEEQGASRRRRRRRGGQEPEARPAAETVVEEEPEDAEESDESEDAADDEAEETGSRRRRRRGGRRRRRGDSADAESGEGQDADGDEFAAQTAQDVQDTAEDGEDEDEREESGGSGSSSSRRRRRRRRRAGDSSVDTEPGDGDPERTVVKVREPRPPRERSAEPSDEVQSIKGSTRLEAKKQRRREGREQGRRRVPIITEAEFLARREAVERVMVVRQYGDRTQIGVLEDGVLVEHYVNKEQSTSYVGNVYLGKVQNVLPSMEAAFIDIGKGRNAVLYAGEVNFEALGMANGPRRIESALKSGQSVLVQVTKDPIGHKGARLTSQVSLPGRYLVYVPEGSMTGISRKLPDTERARLKTILKKIVPEDAGVIVRTAAEGASEDELRRDVERLQGQWEDIQKKSKNGGSSNAPTLLYGEPDMTVRVVRDIFNEDFTKVVVSGEDAWETIYGYVSHVAPDLAGRLSKWTSEVDVFATYRIDEQLAKALDRKVWLPSGGSLVIDRTEAMVVVDVNTGKFTGQGGNLEETVTRNNLEAAEEIVRQLRLRDLGGIIVIDFIDMVLESNRDLVLRRLLECLGRDRTKHQVAEVTSLGLVQMTRKRVGQGLLESFSETCVHCNGRGVIVHMEQPSSAGGGGKRRKRGRGGDGHLHEHETAVESVGPPEETAETAEEVAAEVAEPVALAEPEFVPDEELYSSVAEAEAAAGRGRTRRRASRRASAPAGAPNREDRRDDKRDDKREDRRDDKRDERRADKRAARREEPKAEAGTAQDVTAEDEVTRPVQPEPAAVAQAEPVAAEDPVVEAPAAEEAAPKGRTRRRATRKVSAPAGSPAGAEAAVVTVAETAPAAEPQPEPAPAVQPEAPAEAPAESAAPARPRRRAVRKATAPTASEEAAVVVVPAATADEAPAAEDAAPAKKTARKTAKKATAKKAATKKTAAAKKTAAKKTVAKKTTAKKAAAKKTAAAEQQSAPSVSTTADEA; encoded by the coding sequence ATGCTCGAACCGACCGAACCCACTGAGTCCTCATTGGGCTCCGAACCGAACACTCCCAGCGACACCCTGCCGCCGCGTCGTCGGCGCCGTGCCGCTTCCCGGCCGGCGGGTCCGCCGGTCGGCGCCGCCGAGGCACCCGCGGAGACCGTCGCGCCGGCCGTACCGGCCGCCGACGCCGAGGATCTCGTGACCGAAGAGGCCGCCGACGAGACCGTCGACGAGACCAAGGACCAGGACCAGAGCGCCGAGGGCATCGAGAGTGCCGCCGACGCCGAGAAGACCGCGGAGCCCGTCGAGGCCGCTCCCGCCGGCCGCACCCGTCGTCGGGCCACGCGCCGCGCGTCCGCGCCCACCGGGGCGCCCGCGACGGTCGAGGCCGCCGAGACGGTCGTGCCGGTGACGGCCGCCGCCGAGCAGGCCGAGCCCGCCGCGGTCCCCGAGACCACCGAGGACGCCACTCCGCCCCGTACGCGTAGGCGTGCCACGCGGCGCGTGTCCGCGCCCACCGGTGCGGCCGAGACCGTGGTGACGGAGCCGACCGAGAAGGCCGACGAGCCCGCCGCTTCCGCCGCGGCCGAGGAGCCCGCTCCCGCCGGCCGCACGCGCCGCCGGGCCACCCGTAGGGTCTCCGCGCCCACGGGCGCGCCGCAGGCCGCCGCCGACGAGACGATCGAGACCGCGCAGGCCGCCCGGACCGCCGAGAGCGCGGGCGAGCCGGTGGACGTACCGGCGGAGACCGCCGAGGTCGCCGAGGCCGAGGACGCCGCTCCGCGTCGTACGCGTCGGCGCGCCACCCGTCGGGTCGCCGCGCCCGTGGAGACGCCCGCGGTGAGCGGTGCCGGTACCGGTGCCGAATCAGAGTCGGCCGAGGAGGCCGTGGTGACCGGCACCCCCGAGACCGAAGCCCCGGCGGCCGCTGCCGCCGAGGTCCCCGCTGCGGAGGCGCCTGCCGCCGATGCTCCCGCCGAGGACGCCGGTCCGCGGCGGCGCCGCCGGGCCGTGCGCAAGGCCGCCACCGGTTTCGCCGCACCCGCGCGGCCGGCCGGCGGAGAGGACGCCGGGGACGACGACGCCCCGCGTCGGCCGGCACGTCCGGCCGTGGCCGTGTTCCAGGCCCCCGTCTTCACCGAGCCGCAGTTCCAGACGCCGGAGCGGGCGGCCGCCGAGGCCGCCGCCGTGACCGAGCCCGAGGAGTCCGAGGAGCCGGAAGCGGTCGCGGAGCCCGAGGAGTTCCCCGAGGAGCAGGGCGCCTCGCGCCGTCGGCGTCGTCGCCGGGGCGGGCAGGAGCCCGAGGCCCGGCCCGCCGCCGAGACCGTCGTCGAGGAGGAGCCCGAGGACGCCGAGGAATCCGACGAGTCCGAGGACGCGGCCGACGACGAGGCCGAGGAGACCGGCTCGCGCCGCCGTCGCCGCCGGGGCGGCCGTCGCCGCCGTCGGGGCGACTCCGCCGACGCCGAGTCGGGCGAGGGCCAGGACGCCGACGGCGACGAGTTCGCCGCGCAGACCGCCCAGGACGTCCAGGACACGGCCGAGGACGGCGAGGACGAGGACGAGCGCGAGGAGTCCGGCGGGTCCGGGTCCAGCAGCAGCCGTCGTCGCCGGCGTCGACGCCGACGTGCCGGTGACTCGTCCGTCGACACCGAGCCCGGTGACGGCGACCCCGAGCGCACGGTCGTCAAGGTCCGCGAGCCCCGGCCCCCTCGGGAGAGGAGTGCCGAGCCGTCCGACGAGGTGCAGTCCATCAAGGGCTCGACCCGTCTGGAGGCCAAGAAGCAGCGCCGCCGCGAAGGCCGCGAGCAGGGCCGGCGCCGCGTGCCGATCATCACCGAGGCCGAGTTCCTGGCCCGGCGCGAGGCCGTCGAGCGCGTGATGGTCGTCCGCCAGTACGGCGACCGTACGCAGATCGGCGTCCTGGAGGACGGCGTGCTCGTCGAGCACTACGTCAACAAGGAGCAGTCCACCTCGTACGTCGGCAACGTCTACCTGGGCAAGGTCCAGAACGTGCTGCCGTCGATGGAGGCCGCCTTCATCGACATCGGCAAGGGCCGCAACGCCGTGCTCTACGCCGGTGAGGTCAACTTCGAGGCGCTGGGCATGGCCAACGGGCCGCGGCGCATCGAGTCCGCCCTGAAGTCGGGCCAGTCGGTGCTCGTCCAGGTCACCAAGGACCCGATCGGGCACAAGGGCGCCCGGCTCACCAGCCAGGTCTCCCTCCCGGGCCGCTACCTCGTGTACGTCCCCGAGGGCTCGATGACCGGCATCAGCCGCAAGCTGCCCGACACCGAGCGGGCCCGGCTGAAGACCATCCTCAAGAAGATCGTCCCCGAGGACGCGGGCGTCATCGTGCGCACCGCCGCCGAGGGCGCGAGCGAGGACGAGCTGCGCCGTGACGTCGAACGGCTCCAGGGGCAGTGGGAGGACATCCAGAAGAAGTCGAAGAACGGCGGCAGCTCGAACGCGCCGACGCTGCTGTACGGCGAGCCGGACATGACCGTCCGGGTCGTGCGCGACATCTTCAACGAGGACTTCACCAAGGTCGTCGTCAGCGGCGAGGACGCCTGGGAGACGATCTACGGATACGTCTCGCACGTCGCCCCCGACCTGGCCGGCCGGCTGTCGAAGTGGACCTCCGAGGTCGACGTCTTCGCCACCTACCGGATCGACGAGCAGCTCGCCAAGGCGCTGGACCGCAAGGTCTGGCTGCCCAGCGGCGGTTCGCTGGTGATCGACCGGACCGAGGCGATGGTCGTCGTCGACGTCAACACCGGCAAGTTCACCGGCCAGGGCGGCAACCTGGAGGAGACGGTCACCAGGAACAACCTGGAGGCGGCCGAGGAGATCGTGCGTCAGCTCCGGCTGCGCGACCTCGGCGGCATCATCGTCATCGACTTCATCGACATGGTCCTGGAATCCAACCGGGACCTGGTGCTGCGGCGCCTGCTGGAGTGCCTGGGCCGGGACCGTACGAAGCACCAGGTCGCCGAGGTGACCTCGCTGGGCCTGGTCCAGATGACCCGTAAGCGGGTCGGCCAGGGCCTGCTGGAGTCCTTCTCCGAGACCTGCGTCCACTGCAACGGCCGCGGTGTCATCGTCCACATGGAGCAGCCGTCCTCCGCCGGAGGCGGCGGCAAGCGCCGCAAGCGCGGACGCGGCGGCGACGGCCACCTCCACGAGCACGAGACGGCCGTGGAGAGCGTCGGGCCCCCCGAGGAGACCGCGGAGACCGCGGAGGAGGTGGCCGCCGAGGTCGCCGAGCCCGTGGCGCTCGCCGAGCCCGAGTTCGTGCCCGACGAGGAGCTGTACAGCAGCGTCGCCGAGGCGGAGGCCGCGGCCGGTCGTGGCCGTACCCGGCGCCGGGCGAGCCGTCGGGCGTCCGCCCCGGCCGGGGCTCCGAACCGGGAGGACCGGCGCGACGACAAGCGTGATGACAAGCGCGAGGACCGCCGTGACGACAAGCGCGACGAGCGGCGTGCGGACAAGCGCGCCGCCAGGCGCGAGGAGCCGAAGGCCGAGGCCGGTACGGCTCAGGACGTGACGGCCGAGGACGAGGTCACCCGTCCGGTGCAGCCGGAGCCTGCCGCGGTCGCCCAGGCCGAGCCCGTCGCCGCCGAGGACCCGGTGGTCGAGGCCCCGGCCGCCGAGGAGGCTGCCCCCAAGGGCCGTACGCGCCGTCGGGCCACCCGCAAGGTGTCCGCGCCGGCCGGTTCCCCGGCGGGTGCCGAGGCGGCCGTCGTGACGGTCGCCGAGACCGCGCCGGCCGCCGAACCGCAGCCCGAGCCGGCTCCGGCGGTGCAGCCGGAGGCCCCGGCCGAGGCGCCCGCCGAGAGCGCCGCCCCGGCCCGCCCGAGGCGCCGCGCCGTCCGCAAGGCCACCGCGCCCACCGCGTCCGAGGAGGCGGCCGTCGTGGTCGTCCCCGCGGCCACCGCCGACGAGGCCCCGGCCGCCGAGGACGCGGCTCCGGCCAAGAAGACGGCCCGCAAGACGGCCAAGAAGGCCACGGCGAAGAAGGCCGCCACCAAGAAGACGGCGGCGGCCAAGAAGACGGCCGCGAAGAAGACCGTCGCGAAGAAGACGACCGCCAAGAAGGCGGCCGCGAAGAAGACGGCGGCGGCCGAGCAGCAGTCGGCCCCGTCCGTCTCGACCACGGCGGACGAGGCCTGA